One genomic region from Thalassomonas viridans encodes:
- a CDS encoding transposase, whose amino-acid sequence MSNKSKRPKYSVEFKQDAVKLVTEQGYTQQEAADSLGISLSAIGRWVRTEQGYRSPSSGKQTNTNLAERAELEKLRKEVAKLKMERDILKKAAVFFAKENE is encoded by the coding sequence ATGAGTAATAAATCTAAACGTCCAAAGTATTCAGTAGAGTTTAAGCAAGATGCTGTAAAGCTGGTAACCGAGCAAGGTTATACTCAGCAAGAAGCAGCTGATAGTTTAGGAATTTCACTTAGTGCTATCGGTCGCTGGGTTCGTACAGAGCAAGGCTATCGTTCACCAAGTTCAGGTAAACAAACCAACACTAACTTAGCTGAACGAGCTGAATTAGAAAAGCTACGAAAAGAAGTCGCTAAATTGAAAATGGAGCGAGATATTTTAAAAAAGGCCGCAGTCTTCTTTGCGAAGGAAAACGAATAA
- a CDS encoding IS3 family transposase, with protein sequence MRENKKTWPVLQMCRVMEVSSSAFYDWCNRPIAPDNRQNSLDEDARKLFTEHRQTLGSRRMVKELIKLGHQVGRFKVRRMMARLGLIARYPKKFKVTTDSEHNYGIAPNILARQFDVNQPNQVWTTDITYVWTLQGWMYLAAVMDLSNRQIVGWAIDEHMRTELCVKALQMAYWRRKPGKGLIHHSDRGSQYASDKYRKHLRTMGMQASMSGKGDCWDNAPTERFFRSLKYEQLNYQSFRTKSEAKLSILDYLAYYNSKRPHSKLGYVSPMEYERIKLADVA encoded by the coding sequence ATTCGTGAGAATAAGAAGACTTGGCCAGTTCTTCAAATGTGCAGAGTAATGGAAGTTAGCTCCAGTGCTTTTTATGATTGGTGTAATAGACCTATAGCGCCCGATAATCGGCAAAATAGTTTAGATGAAGATGCCCGTAAACTTTTCACAGAGCACAGGCAAACACTCGGCTCTAGACGTATGGTGAAGGAATTAATTAAGCTTGGCCATCAAGTAGGACGATTTAAGGTTCGTCGTATGATGGCAAGATTAGGTTTGATAGCTCGTTACCCCAAAAAATTTAAGGTAACAACTGACAGCGAGCATAACTATGGTATAGCGCCCAACATACTCGCTCGGCAGTTTGATGTTAATCAGCCTAATCAGGTTTGGACAACAGACATCACATACGTTTGGACCCTGCAAGGTTGGATGTATCTGGCGGCCGTAATGGATCTTTCTAACCGCCAAATCGTTGGTTGGGCAATTGATGAACACATGCGTACTGAACTGTGTGTCAAAGCCTTACAAATGGCCTATTGGCGTAGAAAACCCGGTAAAGGGCTTATCCATCACTCAGATCGTGGAAGCCAATATGCTAGCGATAAATACCGCAAGCATCTAAGAACGATGGGGATGCAAGCTAGCATGAGCGGTAAAGGGGATTGCTGGGACAACGCACCAACAGAGCGTTTTTTCAGAAGTTTAAAATATGAGCAGTTAAATTATCAAAGCTTTCGAACTAAGTCAGAAGCCAAGCTCAGCATTTTAGATTATTTGGCGTATTACAACAGCAAACGGCCTCATTCAAAACTGGGTTATGTTTCGCCAATGGAATACGAACGAATAAAATTAGCCGATGTAGCTTAA